The following DNA comes from Bacillota bacterium.
AATCGTCGGTGGTAAATCTTTTGTCTGCTGGGGATAAGGTCATCTGTTGCTCCAATGGCAAGTTTGGGGATCGGCTGGTCAAATTAAATGAAACCTACGGCATGAATGTAATCAAGCTCGAGTATCCTTGGGAGCAAGTCGTAAACCCCGAGGATATCAAGCGTGAGCTTGATGCGAACCCGGATGTTAAGGCGGTCTTTGTTGTGCAAAGCGAAACATCGACCGGCGTCTTAAACGATGTTAAGTCGATTGGCGAGATAGTCAAAAATTACGATGCTGTTCTGGTAGTAGATTCGATTACCGGTATCGGGGCAGTTGAATGCAAGACAGATGAGTGGAATCTCGATGTTGTTATGACCGGCTCTCAGAAGGGCCTTATGATGCCGCCAGGGTTGGCCGCTGTGTCGGTTAGCGAGAAGGCATGGGCCGCAACTGAGAAGTCTACGCTTCCAAAGTTTTATTTTAGCTGGAAGAAATCGGCCGATTCGCTGCATAAGGCGGAGCCGACGACGCCATTTACACCTCCGGTATCGCTTATTGTTGGGCTTGGAGAAGCTATTAATTTGATGCGCAGTGAAGGCCTTGAAAATATAATCAGGCGTCATGCGGTTCTTGCTGAGGCGACAAGGGCGGGAGTCCAGGCAATGGGCTTAAAGCTGTTTGCTCCGCCTGAGGGTAGGGGCAATGCTGTAACGCCTGTTTGGGTGCCCAAGGGCATCGACGGCGGAAAGCTTGTGAAAGGCCTCAAAAACAAATACGGCATAACGATTGCAGGCGGTCAGGACCATCTTAAAGGAAAGATATTTAGAATAGGCCACCTGGGATATTTCGATAGATTTGATATTATGACTACGCTGGCCGGAACAGAGATGGTACTCTCTGATTTGGGCTATCCGGTAGCATTGGGCGTTGGAGTCCAGGCTGCCGAGAAGGTCTTTATGGAAAATCCATTCTAGAAACTAGATACTAGAAACTAGATATTAGAAACTAGACTGTGAAGGTCTAGGGTGAGGGCCATAGGGTCTTTAGCTTCTAGAAGGTGGAGTTGAAAAAAGATTTTATCTAGTCTCTAGTTGGCCCGGTGGGCGACATGGTTTCTAGTTTATGATTGGGGAGGGAATTAAAATTAAAGTTCTGGTTAAAGAGAAGATTGCTCAGGCAGGAATAGATAAGTTGAAAGCCGCCGGTTTTAAAGTTGACGTGAAAACCGATATGTCGGCGGATGAGCTGCTTGATGAGATAGGCAAATATGATGCACTGGTTATTAGGAGTGCGACCAAAGTAACTGAGGATGTTATTGAACGCGCCGATAAGCTGAAAGTCATCGGTCGGGCCGGAATCGGTGTCGACAACGTTGATCTTGAAGCAGCAACAAAACGGGGCATCATCGTTGCTAACGCACCGCAGAGCAATATTATATCTGCGGCAGAGCATACAATTGCCTTGATGATGGCTTGCGCCAGGAATATCCCCCAGGCAAATGCATCTGTGAAGATGGGCAAGTGGGAGAGAAACAAGTTTCAGGGCGTTGAGGTTTATGAGAAGGTCTTGGGCATCATTGGCCTTGGCCGCATCGGAACCTTGGTAGCAACCAGAGCACTTGGTCTTGGTATGAGGGTGCTGGCTTACGACCCGTACGTGTCAAAAGAGAGATTTGCTCAACTGGGCATTGAAAGAGCCGGCACAGTAGATGACGTGCTTAAAGAGGCTGATTTTTTAACGGTTCACCTCCCGAAAACAAAAGAGACGATCGGCATGATCGGTGATCGTGAGTTTGCCATGATGAAAGACGGCATCAGGCTTGTTAATACGGCCAGGGGCGGCATTTATCAGCTCGAGCCTTTGGTTAATGCGATAAAGACAGGAAAAGTTGCGGCTATTGGCGTGGATGTTTTTGATGAGGAGCCACCTGTTGGCAACCCGCTGCTTGAGTTTGATCAGGTGATTTGCACGCCTCACCTCGGAGCATCCACTGTTGAAGCGCAGGATAGGGCGGGCACCCAGATTGCCGAACAGGTAATCGCGGGTCTAAAAGGCGAGTTTGTAAGTAATGCGGTCAATATCCCGCTTGTATCGGTTGAGGCGATGGAGGCGGTGAAGCCTTTCCTGCCGCTTGCTGAAAAATTAGGCAAGATGTTCAACAAACTTGCCGAGGAAGGGATCCACTCGCTGGATGTTGAGTATGTAGGCCCGATATCTAAATACGATACCAAGCTCTTGACCATAGCTGTTCTCAAAGGGGTCTTTGATGGCGTTGTTGAAGAGCAGGTTAACTATGTAAATGCGCCGGTTTTTGCTGAGGAGCGGGGCATTGAGGTCAATGAGAGCAAAAAATCTTCCTCTCAGGATTACATCAATGTAATCCGGTTGAAAGGACGTGATGGCGGCGACGATGTAATGGTCGCCGGTACGCTAGTTGGCAAGAAAAATCAGGAGCGATTCATTAATATCTATAAATTTGATATAGATATGGTTCCATCCAAGTATATGGCGTTCTTCAGGTATGAGGATGTCCCCGGCATGATCGGAAAGGTTGGAACAATACTTGGCCAGCATAACATCAACATCGCAAATATGCAGGTTGGCCGAAAGAAACTCGGCGGCGAGGCTCTGATGGGTGTAAATGTTGATACCCCAATACCCGATGAAGTTATCGAAGAAATAAAGATAGCCGCCGGCATTAGTTTCGCAAAGTTTATGGTGCTATAAAGTAGGTCTAGAATTTGGGGCAAGCGGTTAGCTCTCAGCTTTTTGAGTTATTCGTCTTTAAGTTGATGGCTAAAAGCTGAGAGCTATTAAGCAATTTTGCATTTATCCTGTAAGGTGGTAGTGTCTTATGACTATAGATAAAAATCGCATATACCTTTTCGATACAACTTTACGAGATGGTGAGCAATCTCCAGGAATAAGCTTGAGCACCAGGGAGAAGCTAGAGATAGCTGACCAGTTAGCTAAACTTGGCATAGATGTCATAGAGGCGGGGTTTCCAATAACTTCTCCAGGAGATTTTGAGGCGGTAAGTGCTATCGCTGAGAAGGTGCGTAAACCGGTAATCGCCGCACTGGCAAGAGTCATTGATGCCGATATAGACAGGGCTGCAGAAGCTTTAAAGAAGGCTGAGCGTCCGCGTATCCACACCTTTGTTATGTCTTCAGATATACAAATAGAGCGTCAGCTTAGGAAAACGAGAGAAGAAGTGCTCAAGATGGCGGTGGCGGCTGTTAAGCGGGCAAAGTCTTATTTCGAAGATGTTGAGTTTTCGCCGATGGACGCAACCCGCGCCGACTTTAATTTTCTCTGCAAGCTTGTCGAGGCGACCATTGAAAGCGGGGCGACAGTTATAAATATACCTGATACGGTTGGATATGCGACACCTGACGAGTTCGGGAGGCTAATAGCCGATCTTTTCAAAGCGGTCCCCGCATTGAACGATGTCATAGTTAGCGTACATTGCCATAATGACCTTGGTATGGCGACTGCAAATGCGCTAGCCGCTATTATAAACGGGGCTACGCAAGTTGAAGGTACGATCAATGGCATTGGGGAGCGTGCAGGGAATACCGCACTTGAGGAAATTACGATGATACTTGATACGAGACGCCAAACTCTCGGCAAGTATACGAACATAAAAACAGAGGAAATCGCAAAAACAAGTCGTCTGGTAAGCAGTCTAACCGGGTATCAAGTGCAGTTTAACAAAGCGATTGTCGGCAAAAACGCGTTTGCTCACTCCTCTGGCATTCACCAGGACGGCGTGCTTAAAGAACGCGCAACATTTGAGATCATCGACCCCAAGAAGGTCGGCATAAGCGAGAGCGCGCTTGTTCTTGGCAAAACGTCGGGAAGACACGCGTTCAGAAAGCATCTGGAATCCTTGGGATATCAGCTTGCCGATGATGAGCTTGAAAAGGCATTCGAGCGGTTTAAAGACCTGGCCGACAAGAAGGCAGAAATAACTGATATCGATTTAGCGGCGATACTGGCCGATGAGGTCAGGACTGCCTCGGATGTATACACACTTGAGTATATCCACGTTTGTAGTGGCACCGATACCACGCCTACTGCGACTGTTCGGCTTCGAAAAAATGGTGAGGTAATTGAGAAAACCTCCATTGGCGATGGCCAGGTTGACGCAGCTTGCAAAGCGATTAAGCGGGCGACCGGTGTAAGGGGCGAGCTCATTAGCTACAATGTTAACTCAATTACTGAGGGTCTTGACGCTCAGGGTGATGTTACCATCCAACTGGAGATTAATGGCAAATCTGTGCTAGGTAGGGGTGTTAGCACAGACATTATTGAAGCCAGCGCCAGAGCCTATCTTAACGCAATCAATAAAGCATTGAGTAGTTAAGAAACAATTAGCAATTAGCTTTAAATAGTCTGACTACTGAAAGCTGACAGCTGTCAGTAGTCAGTTAATACCATTGCAGAAATGACCATCATTGGTCGATATTAGAGCGATAGCAAGTAAGCAAAAGAAACGGAGTAGCGAATATGGGGATGACTATAACTGAGAAAATTCTTGCAGCCCATGCAGGAAAAGACAAGGTAAGTCCCGGCGACTTGGTTAATATACGGTTAGATCTTGTTCTGAGCAATGACATAACGGCTCCAATTGCGATAAAGCAGTTTAAAGAGATAGGTGTCGAAGAAGTTTTTGATAAGGATAAAGTGGTTATGGTACCCGATCACTTTGCGCCTAATAAAGATATCGATTCGGCTGAGCAGTGCAAGATGGTAAGGATGTTTGCCCATGAGCAAGATCTTACCAACTACTTTGAAGTAGGAAGGATGGGTATTGAGCACGCACTTCTTCCTGAGCAGGGCCTTGTTCTGCCAGGAGATGCAGTTATAGGTGCGGATTCTCATACTTGCACCTATGGTGGCCTTGGTGCGTTCTCAACTGGGATGGGAAGTACCGACATTGCAGCTGCTATGGCAACGGGAGAGACATGGCTTAAAGTCCCGTCGACAATCAAGTTTGTTTTTAACGGTACGCTTAACCCGTGGGTTTCGGGGAAAGACCTTATTCTTTATACAATAGGTCAAATTGGGGTAGATGGCGCGCTCTATCAGGCGATGGAGTTTACCGGAGAGGCGATATCTGCTCTCTCGATGGACAGCAGGTTTTCCATGTGCAATATGGCGATCGAGGCGGGCGGCAAATCAGGCATTATCGAGCCTGATCAAAAAACACTTGAGTATATACAAGGTCGCTCAAACCGTGAGCACTCTATCTATAAGAGCGATAACGACGCCGAGTATGCAGGCGTATATGAGTGGGATGCCCGCAACATCGAGCTGCAGGTCGCATTCCCACATCTACCATCAAATACTCGCGGCATAAGCGAAGTTGGGGAGATTATTATTGACCAGGTAGTTATCGGTTCATGCACGAACGGTAGACTCGAAGATTTAAGAATCGCAGCACAAATTCTTAAAGGTCGTGAAGTGAATAAGAAGGTTCGCTGTATTATTATTCCTGCCACTCAGGAGATCTATCGCCAGGCTATGAGAGAAGGTCTGCTGGATATATTTATTGAAGCCAAAGCGGCCGTAAGTACGCCGACATGTGGTCCCTGCCTTGGTGGGCATATGGGTATTCTTGCAAAAGGCGAGAGAGCCCTCGCAACCACCAACAGGAACTTTGTTGGCCGTATGGGCCATCCGGAGAGCGAAGTTTACTTAAGCGGTCCCGCAGTTGCAGCGGCTTCGGCAATAGCAGGCAAGATTATTGGCCCAGAACAGCTGTAGGGTTGAAGGACTGCAGTTCGGGGGTCAGGGTGAAGAAGTTCCCCTCCCTTAAGAGGAGGGGTTAGAGGAGGGTAAGACCCGCGTCTCTAGTCCTCATACCATAAACTAAACCGGAGGTTTTGATGAATTATAAAGGCAAAGCTTGGAAATTCGGGAGAGATATCGATACAGATTTAATAATACCTGCGCGTTACTTGAAAACTAGCGATCCGGCGGAACTTGGCAAGCACGCTATGGAAGATGCCGACCCCGAGTTTGTTAGCAAGATAAGCATAGGCGACATTATTGTAGCCGAGGAGAACTTTGGCTGCGGCTCATCAAGGGAGCACGCGCCGATTGCAATTAAGGCAGCTGGTATATCCTGCGTAATTGCCAAATCTTTTGCTAGGATATTTTATCGCAATGCGATTAATATGGGTCTTCCTATCCTGGAGAGCCCAGAGGCAGTAGACGGTATTAATCCTGGAGATGAAGTTCAGGTTGATACAGATAAAGGCGAGATAGCCAATCTTACAACCGGCGAAGTATACCAGGCAAAGCCTTTTCCAGAGTTTATTAGCAATATCATCCGTCAGGGCGGACTGATAAATTACGTAAAAGATAAGGTAAAAAGCAAGCCGGCAGCCCTATAAGCCAGAGAGTAGAGTGTTAGGTTACAAGCCGATTAAGATTATAAAAAGGTGGAGGAGATAAATTGTATAAGATTGGAGTTATGCCCGGTGATGGAACCGGTCCTGAAGTCATAAGGGAAGCATTAAAAGTTTTAGAGGCGGCAAGCGAGGTCGCGGGCTTTAGCTACGAGCTAGTTCACTACGATTTTGGTGGTGACAGGTATTTGGCAACCGGCGAGATTCTGCCCGATTCTGCAATCGAGGAATTCCGTCAGCTGGATGCAATCCTGCTTGGTGCAATTGGTCATCCAGATGTCAAACCAGGAATTCTTGAGAAAGGCATTCTTTTAAGGACAAGGTTTGAGCTTGACCAGTATATAAACTTAAGGCCGGTAAAACTCTATCCGGGCGTTTACACGCCGATCAAAGATAAAGGTCCTGAAGACATAGATTTTGTTGTAGTGCGTGAAAATACAGAGGGTCTTTATGCCGGTGCGGGTGGTTTTTTAAAAAAAGGAACACCTGATGAAGTGGCCGTGCAGGAGAGCATAAACACGCGCAAAGGTGCGGAGCGCTGCATCCGCTATGCCTTCAACTACGCCCGAGAGCGTAACAAAGAAAAAAAACTCACCCTTTGCGGTAAGACCAACGTTTTAACGTATGCATTTGACCTCTGGGAGCGTGCATTCTACGATGTAGCGAAGGAATACCCGGATATTAAGACAGATTATGCGCATGTTGATGCAATCTGCATGTGGTTTGTTAAAAACCCGGAGTGGTTTGATGTCGTTGTGACAGACAACATGTTTGGTGATATTATCACGGACCTTGGTGCGATGATTCAAGGCGGTATGGGAATTGCTGCAGGCGGAAATATCAACCCTGAAGGCGTTTCGATGTTTGAGCCTATCGGCGGCTCTGCCCCGAAATATACGGGCATGAACATAATAAATCCGCTGGCTGCAATCTCGGCCGCTCAGCTAATGCTTGAGCATCTTGGCCAGAAGGATGTCGCAAAGAAGATCGAAGCAGCCGTTATGAAGGTCACAGGCGAGAAACTAAAGAGCCTTGCCGCTGGCCAGATGGGATATAGCACGTCCGAGGTCGGCGATATGGTCGCTAATTTTGTGAGAGAAGGATAGTTAATTTAGAATTACGAATTTCGAATGTCGAAATAAAATCTCCTCCCTTGAGGGGAGGGGCTAGGGGAGGGTGAAGCCCACGTTACTTACCCTCATCCTAAGAGCTAGCGGCTAGGAGCTCAGAGCTAATTGGGAGGTAAAGCAATATGCCTATTGAGAAAGTTGATAAGATATGGCTAAACGGAGAGTTTGTGGACTGGGACAAAGCGCAGGTACACGTATTGACCCATGCCTTACATTATGGGTCGGGCGTATTTGAGGGCATTAGGGCGTATGAAACTCCCAGAGGCACTGCGGTGTTTCGTCTAACTGAGCATATCAAGAGGCTTCATGACTCAGCGAAAGTATATATGATGCCGGTGCCGTATTCGGTTGAGGAGCTTGTCAAGGCCACAAAAGAGCTCGTAAGCATCAATGGGCTTAAGAGCTGCTATATTCGACCAATTGTTTATAGAGGTTACGGCGAGATGGGTTTAAACCCTCTTAACGCACCGGTCGATGTTGCCATTGCGATGTGGTCCTGGGGAACCTACCTTGGTGACGACGGGCTCAAAAATGGTATAAGAGCGATGATCTCCTCATTCAGAAGGATAGATCCGAACTCTCTGCCGCCCGCCGCAAAAGCCACAGGGCAATATATAAACTCAATTCTTGCTAAACTGGAGGCTATCTACAGCAACTACGAAGAGGCAATCATGCTTGATTCCAGGGGGTTTGTTTCAGAAGGAACCGGCGAGAATATATTCGTGGTCAAAAACGGCGTTATCCATACGCCATCGACTGCATCGAGCATACTGGAAGGTATAACCAGAGATACTGTGATGGAGCTGGCAAGAGATATGGGCTTTGAAGTGGTCGAGCGCGATCTTGTAAGGTCTGACCTCTTCTTAGCCGATGAGATATTCGTAACTGGAACTGCAGCTGAGATAACGCCTATTAGAGAGGTAGACAAGCGGGAGATAGGCAAACCCGGCCCGGTTACGGTTGCGCTTCAGGAAAAATTCTTTGCGGTGGTAAAGGGCGAAGATGAGAAATATTCTCACTGGCTAGAGCATATAGAAGTGGAGGAAAAATCCCCCGCTTTTTAACTATCAGCCTTCAGCTTTCAGCTGCCGCTTAAAGATAAAGGAATTAAAAGCTGATGGCTGAGTGTTGCTAGCTGATAACTTTTTCGAGGAACGAGGAATCATGGCAGAAGTCAAACTATACGACACAACACTAAGAGATGGTTCGCAGCGCGAGAGGATATCGTTTTCCGTAACGGATAAACTGAAAATTACTCGCGAGCTAGATAAGCTTGGTATTCACTATATTGAAGGCGGTTGGCCAGGTTCCAATCCAAAGGATACCGAGTATTTCCAGCGTGTGCGCGATTTGCGGCTTAATAATGCAAAGATAATTGCGTTTGGAAGCACCCGGAGAAAAGATATAAGAGCTGAAGACGATTCCAATTTGAAAGCACTTGTCGCTAGCGGCGCTGCCGGTGCATGTATAGTTGGCAAATGCTGGCATATCCATGTTGAGAAGGCTTTAAGAACCACACGCGAAGAGAATCTCAATATGATCTTTGATTCAGTTGCTTATCTAAAGAAAAATGGTCTTGAGGTGTTTTTTGACGCCGAGCACTTTTTTGATGGATTTAAAGACGACCCGGATTATGCGCTCTCTGCACTAAAGGCAGCGGAGGATGCCGGCGCCGATTGGCTGGTTCTTTGCGATACAAACGGCGGTACGATGCCCTTCGAAATCAAGGATATTATCGAGGCGGTGATGCAAAAAGCCAAAGCTCCAATCGGAATACACACGCATAACGATTCGGAATGTGCAGTCGCAAACTCGATAATCGCTGTGCAGGCGGGGGCAACCCAGGTGCAGGGCACCATCAATGGCTATGGCGAGCGCTGCGGTAATGCAAATCTGTGCTCAATAATACCGGCGCTTCAATTGAAGCTTGGCATCGAAGTTGTTTCAGCTGAGCAGCTAAAGCTGCTGACTGAAGTATCGAACTTCGTAAGCGAGATTGCCAATCTAAGTCCTTACCCACATCAGGCCTACGTTGGCCAGAGTGCTTTTGCACATAAGGCGGGACTTCATACAAGCGCAGTCGAACGTGAAGAGAAGGGTTATGCACATATCGACCCAAGTCTGGTCGGAAATATCCAGAGAGTCATTGTTTCTGAACTTGCCGGAAGAAGCACCATTGTTCTTAAAGCCCAGGAACTGGGCATTGACCTTTCCGGCGAGCCGCACAAAGTAAACGATATCCTTAACCGCATAAAGGGCTTAGAGCATGTCGGATACCACTTCGAGGCGGCTGACGCGTCTCTTGAGATATTTCTGCGGAAATCATTGGGCATTCATCCCCAGTTCTTTAAACTTGAACGATTTAGGGTAATCATGGAGAAGCGCGAAGACGGCAAAGTGGCAACTGAGGCTACAATCAAGCTTCAAGTTAGCGGTAAGACGGTTATCGAGACTGCAGAGGGAAATGGCCCTGTAAACGCGCTTGATGGTGCCTTAAGAAAAGCTATACAGTCAGTTTACCCGGCGCTTGCTGACATCGAACTTAACGATTTTAAGGTCCGCGTACTTGACGAAAAGAAGGGCACAGGTGCAGTTACCAGGGTTCTTATCGAGAGCGGTGATGGCAAAAAAACCTGGGGCACTATCGGCGTATCGGAGAATATTATCGAGGCGAGCTGGCAAGCCCTGGTTGACAGTATCGAGTACGGGCTAATGCATAAGAGGGTGCACGAAGAGAACGGACTTAATGGTCTCGGTGCATAAGATGGTGAACGATATTCTCGCGTTCACCTTGGCATAAAACCGTTCATTTACCCTGTTACAGTTATTAGGGCATAAGAGTAGCGCATAAGAGTTATGTTTCGAAGGAGGACGTTTTGAAATACGTTCGGTTCTCATATGGTGGGCCGGTTTATTATGGGATTTTAGAGGGCGATACCGTCAGGCAAATCGATGGAACTCCTTTTCGACCTTTCATACCAACTGAGAAAATATATCCGCTTGAAAAGGTGAGGCTTTTTGAGCCAACTATCCCATCAAAAGTAGTAGCGGTTGGCCTAAATTATACTGATCATGCGCATGAACTCGGCATGGAGATTCCTGATGAGCCGCTGATTTTCCTTAAGCCTCCATCGTCGGTAATTGGAACCGACGAGTCAATTATTTATCCCAGCATGAGCAAGCATGTTGAGTATGAGGCTGAGCTTGCAATTGTAATGAAAGAGGTAGCGCGGCATGTGGCGCCTACCAAGGCCCTTGATTACATCCTTGGGTTTGCTTGTGCAAATGATGTGACCGCGCGCGATCTTCAGAAGAAAGATGGTCAATGGACAAGGGCAAAGGGTTTCGACACGTTTTGTCCACTTGGCCCTTGCATAGTAAGTGATATAGATCCACACCACCTCAGTATTGAGCTGAAAGTAAACGGTGAGACCAAGCAGTCATCCAACACAATGAATATGATTTTTAGACCCGAAACTCTTATTTCCTTTATCTCTCACGTTATGACTCTCTGCCCGGGAGACGTTATATTAACAGGGACTCCACCCGGTGTTGGGCCGATAACTCCTGGCGATGAGGTCGAAGTTACGATTCAAGAGATAGGCACGCTAAAGAATAAGGTTATCAAGTTGTAATTTATTAAGTTGTAATAGCCGATAGCTGAAGGCTTAGACATCGCTTATTAAGGTAAGAGGTATCTTATGCCGGAATTGATACAAATCAAAGAGAACATCTACTACCTAACTGATTCCCACCACACAAATATTGGAATCGTCGAGATAGGCGACAACCGGACCGTTGCCGTAGATAGCGGTATGAATGATGCCGATGGCCAGATGATTTTAGCAGCACTAGAATCCAAAGGGCTTGGGCTTGCTGCAATAATCAATACGCACTCTCATGCCGACCACTACGGTGGCAATAACTATCTAGTCGGTGAGACCGCGTGCAAGGTTTATGCGCCGCCTATCGAAGCGGCCATAATGGCCAACCCATCCCTTGAGTCTTTTTATCTCTACGGTGCCTATCCGCCAGCAGAGCTTCGCCAGCCTTTCTTAATGGCAAAAGTATCTCCTGTTGATGTGCTACTAGATGAGCCTGCTGTAAAGATAGGTGACATGACCTTTGATATAGTTACACTTAAGGGGCACTCTCCGAATCAGATTGGAGTCGTTGTCGACGGCGTATTTTTTTGTAGCGACAGCGTATTTTCTTCCAGGGCATGGGAGCGCTTGGTTCTGGTTTATGCAATGGACATTGGTGAGACGATTAAGTCCATTGAGAAGTTAAAGAAAGTGCAAGCTGAGAGCTTTGTACCATCTCATGATGTGCCAACAGGCGATATTACAGAGCTGGTTGATTTAAATCTAGCCTGGGTTCAGTCGATTATCGATAGTCTTCTTAAAATCATCCGCATGCCGAATGATACTGCGACCATTCTGCGAGAAATATGCGACAAATACGGCCTTAAAATTCGCAATCTGCAGCAATACTATCTTTGTTTAGACACCTTAAAAGCGTACCTTAGCTTTCTCTTGGAAAAAGGTCTGGCCACTTACGAATTTGCCGCAAACCGCCTCATATGGCGATCTGTAGGGTAATGCTGCATATTGCAATTAAGCAAGACATGAACCAAGGCTATGCCGCTTCAATGCTTTTTTATGTTAAAATATTAAAGACTTATTTAAACTGTCGGTTGGTCTATGCTTGGGGGAATATAAGTGGCGCTTGATGAGAAGTTAAAAACAGAGCAGGTTGACGACCTCTTTGATGCCATCTTGAAACTCAAAACCAGGCAGGAAGCATACCGGTTCTTTGAGGATTTATGCACGGTAGCCGAGATAAGGTCAATGGCACAGCGCTG
Coding sequences within:
- the cimA gene encoding citramalate synthase, whose amino-acid sequence is MAEVKLYDTTLRDGSQRERISFSVTDKLKITRELDKLGIHYIEGGWPGSNPKDTEYFQRVRDLRLNNAKIIAFGSTRRKDIRAEDDSNLKALVASGAAGACIVGKCWHIHVEKALRTTREENLNMIFDSVAYLKKNGLEVFFDAEHFFDGFKDDPDYALSALKAAEDAGADWLVLCDTNGGTMPFEIKDIIEAVMQKAKAPIGIHTHNDSECAVANSIIAVQAGATQVQGTINGYGERCGNANLCSIIPALQLKLGIEVVSAEQLKLLTEVSNFVSEIANLSPYPHQAYVGQSAFAHKAGLHTSAVEREEKGYAHIDPSLVGNIQRVIVSELAGRSTIVLKAQELGIDLSGEPHKVNDILNRIKGLEHVGYHFEAADASLEIFLRKSLGIHPQFFKLERFRVIMEKREDGKVATEATIKLQVSGKTVIETAEGNGPVNALDGALRKAIQSVYPALADIELNDFKVRVLDEKKGTGAVTRVLIESGDGKKTWGTIGVSENIIEASWQALVDSIEYGLMHKRVHEENGLNGLGA
- a CDS encoding fumarylacetoacetate hydrolase family protein; the protein is MKYVRFSYGGPVYYGILEGDTVRQIDGTPFRPFIPTEKIYPLEKVRLFEPTIPSKVVAVGLNYTDHAHELGMEIPDEPLIFLKPPSSVIGTDESIIYPSMSKHVEYEAELAIVMKEVARHVAPTKALDYILGFACANDVTARDLQKKDGQWTRAKGFDTFCPLGPCIVSDIDPHHLSIELKVNGETKQSSNTMNMIFRPETLISFISHVMTLCPGDVILTGTPPGVGPITPGDEVEVTIQEIGTLKNKVIKL
- a CDS encoding MBL fold metallo-hydrolase translates to MPELIQIKENIYYLTDSHHTNIGIVEIGDNRTVAVDSGMNDADGQMILAALESKGLGLAAIINTHSHADHYGGNNYLVGETACKVYAPPIEAAIMANPSLESFYLYGAYPPAELRQPFLMAKVSPVDVLLDEPAVKIGDMTFDIVTLKGHSPNQIGVVVDGVFFCSDSVFSSRAWERLVLVYAMDIGETIKSIEKLKKVQAESFVPSHDVPTGDITELVDLNLAWVQSIIDSLLKIIRMPNDTATILREICDKYGLKIRNLQQYYLCLDTLKAYLSFLLEKGLATYEFAANRLIWRSVG